In a single window of the Phocoena phocoena chromosome 14, mPhoPho1.1, whole genome shotgun sequence genome:
- the PAIP2B gene encoding polyadenylate-binding protein-interacting protein 2B → MNGSSVANTSPNIKSKEDQGLNGHDEKENPFAEYMWMENEEDFNRQVEEELQEQEFLDRCFQEMLDEEDQDWFIPSRDLPQAMGQLQQQLNGLSVSDGHDSEDILSKSNLNPDAKEFIPGVKY, encoded by the exons ATGAATGGATCCAGTGTGGCGAATACTTCACCCAATATAAAATCCAAAGAGGACCAAGGGTTAAATGGGCATGATGAGAAGGAAAACCCATTTGCAGAGTACATGTGGATGGAGAATGAAGAGGATTTCAACAGACAG GTGGAAGAGGAGCTGCAGGAGCAAGAATTCTTGGACCGCTGCTTCCAGGAGATGCTGGATGAGGAAGACCAGGACTGGTTTATTCCATCGCGAGACCTGCCTCAGGCCATGGGACAGTTGCAACAACAGTTAAATGGACTGTCAGTCAGTGATGGTCATGATTCTGAAGATATTTTG AGCAAAAGTAACCTGAACCCGGATGCCAAGGAATTTATTCCAGGAGTGAAGTACTGA